Proteins found in one Arachis stenosperma cultivar V10309 chromosome 8, arast.V10309.gnm1.PFL2, whole genome shotgun sequence genomic segment:
- the LOC130943732 gene encoding protein GRIM REAPER, with product MANIGTTLKFTIILSLLINPLTLFTKLVSSTNDIENDEDDEEYVVETPLLLRRHKATSRLLSSIIIKKGAHCDVVTNNICNGIPANKGKGLLFCCKKHCRNVVSDRNNCGVCGHKCKVLGERCCNGVCTNVWYNDNHCGKCNNKCSNGDKCGNGFCGYA from the coding sequence atggccaACATCGGCACCACCCTAAAGTTCACAATAATTCTCTCATTGCTCATTAATCCTCTAACCCTTTTCACCAAATTAGTATCTTCCACTAATGACATagaaaatgatgaagatgatgaagagTATGTTGTTGAGACCCCATTGTTATTAAGAAGGCATAAAGCAACAAGTAGGTTGTTGTCAAGCATAATAATCAAGAAAGGTGCACATTGTGATGTTGTGACTAACAACATATGCAATGGGATCCCAGCAAACAAAGGAAAAGGCCTTCTCTTTTGTTGCAAGAAGCATTGTAGAAACGTTGTAAGTGATAGGAACAATTGTGGAGTTTGTGGCCACAAATGCAAGGTACTAGGTGAGAGATGCTGCAATGGAGTTTGTACTAATGTTTGGTATAATGACAATCATTGTGGAAAGTGTAACAACAAGTGTTCAAACGGTGATAAATGTGGGAATGGATTCTGTGGCTATGCCTGA
- the LOC130946275 gene encoding dynamin-related protein 5A, translating to MAANTTTNSSSLTTPTKTPSSMSRKHHQHHSDASSLAAKSRRFEAYNRLQAAAVAFGEKLPIPEIVAIGGQSDGKSSLLEALLGFRFNVREVEMGTRRPLILQMVHDPTALDPRCRFQEEDSDEYGSPLVLASAIADIIKSRTDALLKKTKTAVSPKPIVMRAEYAHCPNLTVIDTPGFVLKAKKGEPENTPEQILSMVKSLASPPHRMLLFLQQSSVEWCSSLWLDAIREIDPTFRRTVIVVSKFDNRLKEFSDRWEVDRYLSASGYLGDGTRPFFVALPKDRGNISNDEFRRQISQVDSEVLHHLRDVVKGGFDEEKFNSHIGFTRLRDYLESELQKKYKEAAPATLALLEQRCTEVTAELARMNSKIQATSDVAHLRKFAMLYTASISNHVGALIDGAADPCPEQWGKTTTEEQSQSGIGAWPGVITDMNPPNSTLRLYGGAAFERVIHEFRCAAYSIECPPVSREKVANILLAHAGRGGARGITEAAAEIARSAARSWLAPLLDTACDRLAFVLGNLFDLALERNRSNDSEYASKTANMDGYVGFHAALRCAYSRFIKDLSKQCKQLIRHHLDSVTSPYSQVCYVNDFQTCYAPNAPPFKKLNQVATSSFFLELSDTGSASHDVVMRDQENIPPEKHHAQETTPGKNSEAREALHESNITVPETPSPDQPGNPIHGLAKKEHGICNDNGPRKRASRMTGNSKNSDQIIRMQNGGLLFGNQEKSGSAYSDICFSAAQHFARIREVLVERGVTSTLNSGFLTPCRDRLVVALGLDLFALNDEKFMDMFVAPGAIQVLQTERESLQKRQKILQSCLNEFKTLTREL from the exons ATGGCCGCCAACACCACCACGAACTCCTCTTCACTCACCACCCCAACCAAAACCCCATCCTCAATGTCTCGAAAGCACCACCAGCACCACTCCGACGCATCCTCGTTGGCTGCGAAGTCGCGTCGCTTTGAGGCCTACAACCGGCTTCAGGCGGCGGCAGTGGCGTTCGGGGAGAAGCTTCCGATCCCTGAGATCGTGGCCATCGGAGGCCAATCAGACGGGAAGAGCTCCCTCCTGGAAGCATTGCTGGGTTTCCGGTTCAATGTCCGGGAGGTGGAGATGGGAACCCGAAGGCCCCTCATCCTCCAGATGGTTCACGATCCCACCGCCCTCGACCCTCGCTGCCGCTTCCAGGAGGAGGATTCCGATGAATACGGTAGTCCTTTGGTTTTGGCATCTGCAATTGCTGACATCATCAAGTCAAGAACCGACGCACTTCTGAAGAAAACTAAAACAGCTGTTTCTCCTAAGCCTATTGTGATGAGAGCCGAATATGCTCATTGCCCGAACCTAACCGTTATCGATACCCCCGGCTTTGTTCTTAAG GCAAAGAAGGGGGAACCGGAGAACACGCCGGAACAAATACTTTCGATGGTGAAGTCGTTGGCTAGTCCGCCCCACCGTATGCTCTTGTTCCTCCAGCAGAGTAGCGTCGAGTGGTGCTCCTCCTTGTGGTTGGATGCTATTCGTGAGATTGATCCAACATTTAGAAGAACTGTAATTGTTGTCTCCAAATTCGATAATCGTCTCAAG GAATTTAGTGACCGGTGGGAAGTGGATCGGTATTTGAGTGCAAGTGGTTACCTTGGAGATGGCACTCGCCCTTTCTTTGTGGCCCTGCCTAAAGACAGGGGTAACATTTCAAATGATGAGTTCCGAAGGCAGATTTCTCAGGTGGACTCTGAGGTTCTTCATCATCTGCGTGATGTAGTCAAGGGTGGTTTTGATGAAGAAAAGTTTAACTCTCATATTGGTTTTACCCGTTTGAGAGACTATTTGGAGTCTGAACTTCAGAAGAAATACAAAGAAGCAGCGCCAGCAACTCTCGCGTTGCTCGAGCAACGCTGCACCGAGGTGACTGCAGAGCTTGCTAGAATGAATTCAAAAATACAGGCCACCTCAGATGTTGCTCATCTCAGGAAATTCGCGATGTTGTATACAGCTTCTATAAGCAACCATGTG GGTGCACTTATTGATGGTGCAGCAGATCCTTGCCCTGAGCAGTGGGGGAAAACTACAACTGAAGAGCAATCTCAAAGTGGCATTGGAGCTTGGCCTGGTGTCATCACAGATATGAATCCCCCAAATTCTACTTTGCGCCTTTATGGAGGAGCTGCTTTTGAAAGAGTCATACATGAATTTCGATGTGCTGCCTATTCCATTGAATGCCCTCCAGTGTCAAGGGAGAAG GTTGCGAATATATTACTTGCCCATGCTGGCCGAGGCGGCGCAAGAGGAATAACAGAAGCTGCAGCAGAAATTGCTCGTTCTGCTGCTAGATCATGGCTTGCTCCTCTTCTTGATACTGCTTGTGACAGACTTGCTTTTGTTTTAGGAAACTTATTTGATTTGGCTCTAGAAAGAAACCGCAGTAATGACTCAGAGT ATGCGAGTAAAACAGCTAACATGGACGGGTATGTTGGTTTTCATGCTGCATTAAGGTGTGCATACAGCCGCTTCATAAAGGATCTTTCAAAACAATGCAAACAACTAATTAGACACCACCTTGATTCAGTTACCAGTCCATACTCACAGGTCTGCTATGTCAATGACTTTCAAACATGTTATGCACCAAATGCTCCTCCTTTCAAAAAATTAAACCAGGTTGCAACATCTTCCTTTTTTCTTGAGCTGAGCGACACGGGTTCTGCATCCCATGATGTAGTAATGAGGGACCAGGAAAATATACCTCCAGAAAAGCATCATGCTCAAGAAACCACCCCAGGCAAAAATTCAGAAGCCAGAGAAGCTTTACATGAAAGCAACATTACTGTCCCTGAAACCCCATCTCCTGATCAGCCAGGTAATCCTATTCATGGATTGGCAAAAAAGGAGCATGGCATTTGCAACGACAATGGACCAAGAAAAAGAGCGTCTAGAATGACAGGGAATAGCAAGAATTCTGACCAGATCATCAGGATGCAAAATGGTGGTCTTCTATTTGGAAATCAGGAAAAATCTGGTTCTGCTTATTCAGATATCTGTTTCTCAGCAGCGCAGCATTTTGCGCGAATTCGCGAAGTTCTTGTTGAGCGAGGTGTGACATCGACACTAAATTCTGGATTCCTAACACCTTG CCGCGATCGGCTTGTTGTGGCTCTTGGATTGGATTTGTTTGCCCTGAATGATGAGAAGTTCATGGACATGTTTGTTGCTCCTGGTGCAATACAAGTGCTACAAACTGAAAGAGAATCCCTTCAGAAGCGGCAGAAGATACTCCAATCTTGCTTGAATGAGTTCAAGACTCTAACTCGGGAACTTTGA